The following is a genomic window from Salinibacterium sp. UTAS2018.
GCGTCAGCGCGTTGCCATGGGCCGCGCTATCGTTCGCCAGCCCCAGGTCTTCCTCATGGATGAGCCGCTCTCCAACTTGGATGCCAAGCTGCGCGTTCAGACTCGTACGCAGATTGCTAGCCTGCAGCGTCGACTCGGGGTCACCACGGTTTACGTGACTCACGACCAGACTGAGGCGCTCACCATGGGTGACCGCATTGCGGTCCTCAAGGATGGTCTCCTCCAGCAGGTCGGAACCCCTCGCGACCTGTATGAAGCACCTCAGAACGTATTCGTAGCGGGATTCATCGGCAGCCCTGCCATGAACCTGTTCAGCGTTGACATCGTCGACGGTGGCCTCCAGTTCGGTGATGCCGTTGTCGCGGTTGACGCCGAGACGCTGGGTGGCACTGACGCCAAGACCGTCACGATCGGCGTCCGCCCCGAAGACGTGCTCGTCTCGACGACCGGTAGCGGTCTTCCGGTAGACGTCGACCTCGTTGAAGAACTGGGTGCTGACGGTTACCTCTACGGTCACGCAGACATCAAGGGTGAGCGTGTTGACATCGTTGCTCGCGTCGATGGCCGCTCGCACCCGAACGCCGGCGACAAGGTCTTCCTGACCCCTGAGCCTCACCACGTGCACGTCTTCGACACCGAGACGGGCCTGCGCCTCACCAAGAAGCCTGTAGTCGCAAGCTAACTTTCGCTTTACGATCGAGCCCGTCGACGTCGAACCCAGTTCGGATGTTCGGCGGGCTCGTTCTTGTTTAAGGACATTTGAATGACTGGTTCCGTCAACATCACCGCTGCGACCGCTGATCCAGCTTTGCTCGACCTCCCCTGGTCGTTACCGCTTGAGCTATGGCCCGACGACGCCATCGCGACTCTCCCCAAGGGCATCTCGCGCCACCTTGTGCGCTTTGCCAACCTCAGCGGGTTTATTGTCGCAATCAAGGAGACGTCAAGCGAACTCGCGAAGCGAGAGTACGAGATGCTGCGTACGCTGCAGAAACTCGACGTGCCCTGTGTCGATCCTCTCGCTATCGTCACGAACCGTACGGCTGCCGATGGTGAAGAACTCAAGTCTGTTCTCGTTACCCGCCATCTCAAATTCTCGCTGCCCTATCGCGCCGTGTACTCGCAGAGCTTGCGCCCCGAGACTGCGCGGCGCCTCGTGGATGCGCTCGCGGTGCTGCTCGTGCGCCTGCACATCGTCGGCTTTTTCTGGGGCGACGTGTCGCTCTCCAATACCCTCTTTCGCCGCGACGCTGGTGCCTTTGCCGCGTATTTAGTAGACGCCGAGACCGGTCAGCTCTATGACCGCCTCTCCAACGGCCAGCGAGAGAATGACCTCGAGATCGGTCGCGTCAACATCGCCGGCGAACTACTCGATCTGCAGGCGGGCGGTCGTCTCGAAGAAGACATCGATCCCGTCGAGATAAGCAACGGAATCGTCGCTCAGTACCGCACCCTCTGGCAAGAGCTCACGGGTTCTGAGCGATTCGACCACTCCGAGCGTTGGCGCATCAACCAGCGCGTCGAACGCCTCAACGCGCTCGGCTTCGACATCGAAGAACTCGCCATCAAGACTGAAGATTCCGGCACGCGCGTGCGCATTCAGCCCAAGGTGGTGGACGCCGGGCACCACTCGCGGCGTTTGCTGCGACTCACCGGGCTCGATGCCCAAGAAAATCAGGCCCGCCGCCTGCTCAACGACATGGATTCCTATCGAGCCGCGTTCGACAAGCAAGATATGGACGAGGAGATGCTGGCCCATGAGTGGGCTGCGCGCGTCTTCGAGCCGGTGATCCGGGCTATCCCCAAAGAGTTGCGCGGAAAGCTCGAGCCCGCTGAGGCCTTCCACCAATTGCTCGACCACCGCCGCCAACTGGCTCAAGATTCCGGCCACGATATCCCGCTCGCCGAGGCAGTGAGTAGCTACGTAGAGAACGTGCTGCAGTTCCGGCGCGACGAAGCCACAATGATCAATCCGCCCACGGGCGCGTTCACGATGCCGATCAGCCTGCCGCTCGACGCTGAGGGCGCTCCGGACGCCGACGATGATGGCGAAGACTGGCGCCTCAAGGTTTAGCTCGCAGCGCAGCGGATGCTACGACAGCAGCTGCTCTAAACCGCGACCGGTCACGTGTTCGAAGACGAGATTGGTTTCCGTGTGAGCGACGGCTGGATGGCTGGCCAAGTAGGTCAGCATGAAGTCTCTGAGCTCTGCCGCACTGCGAGCTGCGACGTGGAGTAAATAGTCATCCCCACCACCGGTGTGAAAAAAGGCGAGCACGCCGGGCCAGCGAGGAGCTGCGCTACGGAAGGCATCCACGTCTTCTCGCACGTGCTTGACGAGCTTGATCGAGATGAGGGCTTGTACGCTCATCCCGAGTTTGGCGACGTCAATATCGGCGTGGAAACCGCGCAAGTAGCCTTCGTCGTGAAGTCGGCGCAATCGTTGCGAGACGGTGGACTCCGACACTCCAGCGTCCGCGGCGAGCGAGGAACCCGAGCGGCGGGCGTTCGCGGCCAAACTGGCTAAAATCGCACGGTCGACCGAGTCGATGGGCAAGCTGTTGGGTTCTTTCACGGAAGCCTCCTTCGTCGCAGCATATTCGAAAAATGACTCATTTCGTGAAGAAGCTGCATCCGGAGTTGATTAGGGGCGCACTTTCTGCTGTTATCTAGTCATGCTGCCTCACGACATCCATCTCGAAACCCTTGCTGTTCACGCAGGAATGGAGGGCGTGCAGGAATCTGGTGCACACGTTCCCTCCATCGACCTCTCTACGACGAACCCGCTGCCCAGCGTTGAAGTCGGCGGTGATTCCTACGAAAACCTCGCTACGGGAAACCCCCTCATCGACGGCCACTCCGCGGTGTACCAGCGACTCTGGCAGCCGGGCGTTGCCCGCTTCGAAGACGGCCTCGCTGCCCTCGAAGGCGCCGAAGCCGCTGTCGCGTATGCCAGCGGAATGGCGGCTCTCTCCGCCGTGCTGATCTCGATTGCCTCGGCCGGTCGCCCGCACGTTGTTGGCGTTCGTCCGCTCTACGGTGGAACCGACCATGTGCTCGACAACGGGCTTCTCGGCACGACTGTCACGTGGGCTGACGCCGACTCGATAGCCAGCGCCATTCAACCCAACACCGGTCTCATCATCATCGAGTCCCCCGCCAATCCCACTCTCGAACTCGTCGACATCAAGAAGGTCGTTGCCGCCGCTGGCGCCGTGCCCGTCCTTGTCGACAACACCTTCGCGACCCCCGTACTGCAGCGGCCGATTGAACTCGGCGCCGCAATGGTGCTGCACAGCGCCACCAAGTACCTGGGCGGACACGGGGACGTCATGGGTGGTGTCATCGCCACGACCGAAGAGCACGCGAAGGCCCTGCGTAACGTTCGTGCCCTCACCGGTGGAGTTCTTCATCCGTTTGCGGCGTACCTGTTGCACCGCGGCCTCCGCACCCTGCCCCTGCGCGTTCGTGCGCAGCAGGAGACGGCCGGTGAACTCGCCAGCCGTCTCGACGGACACCCTGCACTCGCTCGCGTTCTCTACCCCGGCCTGCCTGGGCAAGACCCGGCGGGTCTTATCGGCACGCAATCCGCTGGCGCCGGCTCGCTTATCGCCCTCGACCTTGCAGGCGGTTACGACGCCGCAGCGAAGTTCACCGAATCGGTGAAGCTGATCACGCACGCGGTATCGCTCGGCGGCATCGACACTCTCGTGCAGCATCCGGCATCGCTCACCCACCGCCCCGTCGCCTCTGAGGCGAAGCCGGGCGCAGGAATAGTTCGAATCTCGGTCGGGCTTGAGCACGTTGATGACCTCATGAACGACATCGCGGCAGCACTCGACGCCGTCACGAGCAGCTAACCTCACTCGCACCAACGCAGAGAGCCGCTGTCCCCGTGGGGGCAGCGGCTCTCTGTCATTTCACTCCGGCAAAGCCGGAGGCAGCACTACTTCTTCTTGCGAGCAGCGGCCCGCAGCTTCGAGATTTCGTAGAGCGTGACGCTGGCCGCGATACCGGCGTTCAGCGACTCTGTGGAGGCGCTAATCGGGATCGAGACGATCGCGTCGCAGTTCTCGGTAACGAGTCGAGAAAGACCCTTACCCTCGCTACCCACGACGATCAACACGGGCTCTTTCGCCAGCGGAAGCGAAGGAAGCGATACGTCGCCGTCGCCGTCGAGGCCGAGCACGAAGACACCGCGCTTCTTGTACTCCTTGATCATCTGCGTGAGGTTATTCGCCATCGCAACGGGGGTACGAGCTGCGGCGCCGGCGGAGGTCTTCCAGGCGGATGCCGTCATACCGACAGAGCGACGTTGCGGAACGATGACTCCCTGGCCACCAAACGCGGCAACCGAGCGAACGATAGCGCCGAGGTTGCGCGGGTCGGTAATACCGTCGAGAGCTACGAGCAGCGGAACCTGACCCCGCGCCTCAACCTTGTCGAGGAGCTCCATCGGATGCGCGTACTCGTACGGCGGCACTTTGAGGGCAAAGCCCTGGTGCACGGAGTCGAATCCCGCGAGACGGTCCAGTTCTGGACGCATCACTTCGAGCACGGCAAGATTGCGGGCAGTGGCAAGCTTCAAGATCTCTTTTACACGGTCGTCGTATTCGATGCGAGCAGCCATATACAGAGTGTTAGCGGGGATCTTGGCGCGAAGAGCCTCGAGAACCGAGTTACGGCCGGTGACCATCTCTGATTCGTCAGCCGACTTCGCTACTCGCGACCGACTGGGTTGACTCGGACGCTGGGGACCACCCTCAGAGCCCTTGCCGCCGCTGCGACGAGTTCCACCGGCCGCTTCATAGCGCTCAGCAGCAGCCTTGCGCTTGCCGGCGGGATGATACGGACGATCTTCTGCTTTAGGGGTGGGCTTGCGACCTTCGAGAGCTTGACGCCCCTGGCCTCCCGAGCCGACTTGGGGGCCCTTGCGGCCCTTGCGTACCGCTCCTGCGCGGGGTGTGTTACCTGGGTTTTTCACGAGTGTTGCTCCTGTCGGAAGCGCCGATCAGTCACGGCAAGCTCCAATGCGATCCGGTCGAGTCATCTTCTAGAGTGATGCCCGCCGCTGATAGTTCATCACGGATTCGGTCTGCTACAGCGAAATCCTTCGCTGTGCGGGCCGTATTGCGATCCTCAATGAGCTTGTCAACCAGTGCTGATAATGCAGCAACAGCCGGTTCTGAACGATCAGAACCCCATCGTGGATCAAGTGGGTTGATACCCAAAACCTGTGCCATAGCGATCACTTGCGAACGCGCCGTAGCGACCGTTGCAAGATCCCCATCGTCGAGGGCGGCATTGCCCGAACGAATCGTTTCGTGCACTACCGCGAGCGCTTGCGGCACCGCAAGGTCGTCATCCATCGCTTCGCCAAATGCCTCGGGCACCTCGTTGGTGTTCGCAGTATCGAAGCGAGTGTCACGCAGTCGGCGCGACGCCCGCTCGATGAACACCTCAAGGCGCTCGAAGGCGGCCTCAGCTTCTGCAAGCGACGTGTCAGTGTAGTCGATTGTGGAGCGATAATGTGCGGCACCGAGCAAATAGCGCACCACAATGGGGCGGGCAGCATCGAGAAGGCCGCGGGCAAAGACCGAGTTGCCGAGCGATTTCGACATCTTCTGGCCATTCACATTGACCATGCCGTTGTGCACCCAGTGGCGGGCGAATTCATCGCCGAGCGCCGTTGACTGCGCAAGTTCGTTCTCGTGGTGCGGGAACCGTAGGTCGAGCCCACCGCCGTGGATGTCGAACGCTCCACCCAAATAGCGGCGAGACATGGCCGAGCATTCGATGTGCCAGCCGGGGCGGCCGTCACCCCACGGCGATGACCAGGATGCCGAAGCAGGTTCGCTGGGCTTGCTGCCCTTCCACAGAGCAAAGTCGCGGGCATCGCGCTTGGCCCGCGGATCGGCGTCGGCGGCAGCGACCATGTCGTCGAGCTTCTGACGAGTGAGCTCGCCATACGACGGCCAGGATTTAGTATCGAAGTAGACGTCGCCCGAGCCATCGGTGGCGGCGTACGCGTGACCGCGCTCGATAAGCAGCGCAATCAGGTCGCGCATCTCGGAGATGTTAGCTGTTGCCCGCGGCTCATAGCTCGGCGGCAGGATGCCCAACTCGTTGTAGCCGGCCGTGAATTCGAGTTCGATGCGGTACGCCAGAGCCCACCACTGTTCCGTGGAGCCCTCGGCTGCGGCATCCGCTGCCTTGCTCAGAATCTTGTCGTCGATGTCGGTGACGTTGCGCACGAGCGTGACATCGAGGCCACGGTAGGTGAGCCAGCGGCGCCAAATGTCGTAGACGAGGGCCGAACGCAAGTGACCGATGTGAGGTGCTGACTGCACCGTGGGGCCGCACACGTACATTCCCACCTTGCCCGGTTCGCGGGGGTCAAGGTCGACGAGGCTGGCGCTACGGGTGTCATACAGGCGAATAGTCACTAAGCAAGTTTAGCGACCGCCGCTGGGTATTACACGGTTGAGGGCAGCGCGGGGCCAGAGAGCCCCGCGCCGCAGACAATTACTTCGTGTAAGTGTAAAAACCTCGACCGGTCGCGATACCGAGGTAGCCCTTGTCGATGTACTCCGTCTTGAGCCACTCAGCGAACCTCTTCGTGTTCTCGTCGCCGTGGGACATGATATTGTACGGGGTCGTGAGACCGATCACGTCAAAGATCTGGAACGGCCCCAAAGGAGCACCGGTCGCGATCCGCCAGGTGTTATCTACGTCAGCGGGTTCGGCGTAGCCATCAGCACCGAGCTCAGCTGCCGCGTTGAGGAACGGCACGAGCAGCGAGTTGAGAACGTAGCCGGCCTTTTCCTTGTGAATCGGAATCGGCACCATACCGATGGCCTTCGAAAACTCGACAACGGCATCAAAGATGGCGGGATCGGTGTCGCTCGTGCCCATGATCTCGGCGGTGTTGAACTTCCAGATCTGGTTTGCAAAGTGAAGGGCCAAGAACTTGTCGACGCGACCCGTGGACTCCTTCATGTCGCTCGGCAACAGAGTGGAGGAGTTCGTGGCGAAGATCGTGTGTGCGGGGGCGAGCTTTCCCAGCTCGGCATAGGTGGACTTCTTGAGGTCGAGGATCTCGGGGATCGCTTCGATCACGAGGTCTGCTTCGGAGACAGCATCGCCGAGGTCAGCCGAGAAGCGCACGCGAGTGAGTGCGTCCTTCGCTTTGCCATCGGCTGCGCCGTCTACTCCGTCGGCAATGTAGGTGTCTACGAGTCCGGTGAAACGCTCGCGAGCCTTCTCGAGAGCGTCGTCGTTAATGTCATAGGCGACCACGTTGAAACCGCTGTACGCCGTCTGGAAAGCAATCTGTGACCCGAGCACGCCCGTACCCAAAACTGTCACACGCTGAATGTTTGTCATTGCGCCTTCTTTCTCTTGTCGCGGTGATCGACCGCTACCTTGAACATACGCCTGCGAACTGTGTCCAAACTGGGTATTTCAGCAGTGCCACCGCGTTAAAGCACGAAGGCCCACACCGTGTCGGTGTGGGCCTCGCAGCGCGATCGCTATTCGACAGTGGAGAGCAGTTCTACAAGTTCATCGAGCACTGAATCTGCGCCTTCGTCTTCCGAAGACAGCGTTACGGTCTCGCCCTGAGAAACCCCGAGCGAGATCACAGCGAGGATGCTCGCGGCGTTGACAACTTTGTCGCCCTTGCCCACCGTGATGCGCAAACCGCTCTTGCTCACCGCCTGAGTGAAGAGCGCTGCAGGGCGAGCGTGGAGGCCGGAGGGAGAGACGATTGTTGCTGTGCGTTCTGACATTTTGTACCTGTTTCTCAGCGCGATGAGCCGCGCCTGCGTGAGTGCAATGGACGGTGAGGCCACATTCGGTTATCAGCAGCGCGCGGGGCGAGCCCAGAACCACCGCCCGGAGCTAGCGGCGTGCCGCACTACCGAGAATACGCCGATTCCACTCGTCGTCGCGTCGCGACAATAAGTCGCTCAGCTGGAGCGGAAACTAGCGAGCGCGAATCAACGCGGTCGCGATCGCAGCCACACCCTCGCCACGGCCAGTGAAACCGAGAGCATCGGTTGTGGTTCCCGCGACGCTGACAGGGGCACCCAAGATCTCGCTCAAGAGCGCCTCGGCCTCAACCCGACGCCGCGAGATGATCGGACGATTACCAATGACTTGAACAGAAACGTTGCCGACATCGAAGCCCGCCTGGTTCACCAAACGCAGCGCCTCGGCCAAGAACACGTCGCCGTGAGCAGCAGCGAATCGAGGGTCGCTGGTACCAAAAATACTTCCCAGGTCGCCCAACTGAGCCGCTGACAAGAGAGCGTCACAAATGGCGTGCGACACCACGTCGCCGTCGCTGTGGCCGTGGAGACCCGCCTCATCCGGCCAATGGAGTCCTGCGAGCCACAGGGGTTTCGCCGCATCGAAAGCGTGCACATCAGTGCCCGTGCCCACGCGAAGGTCGAATTCAGAAGGACTCATTAGTAGCTGCTCCG
Proteins encoded in this region:
- a CDS encoding 3-hydroxyacyl-CoA dehydrogenase, giving the protein MTNIQRVTVLGTGVLGSQIAFQTAYSGFNVVAYDINDDALEKARERFTGLVDTYIADGVDGAADGKAKDALTRVRFSADLGDAVSEADLVIEAIPEILDLKKSTYAELGKLAPAHTIFATNSSTLLPSDMKESTGRVDKFLALHFANQIWKFNTAEIMGTSDTDPAIFDAVVEFSKAIGMVPIPIHKEKAGYVLNSLLVPFLNAAAELGADGYAEPADVDNTWRIATGAPLGPFQIFDVIGLTTPYNIMSHGDENTKRFAEWLKTEYIDKGYLGIATGRGFYTYTK
- a CDS encoding Lrp/AsnC family transcriptional regulator, with protein sequence MKEPNSLPIDSVDRAILASLAANARRSGSSLAADAGVSESTVSQRLRRLHDEGYLRGFHADIDVAKLGMSVQALISIKLVKHVREDVDAFRSAAPRWPGVLAFFHTGGGDDYLLHVAARSAAELRDFMLTYLASHPAVAHTETNLVFEHVTGRGLEQLLS
- a CDS encoding DUF4032 domain-containing protein, whose amino-acid sequence is MTGSVNITAATADPALLDLPWSLPLELWPDDAIATLPKGISRHLVRFANLSGFIVAIKETSSELAKREYEMLRTLQKLDVPCVDPLAIVTNRTAADGEELKSVLVTRHLKFSLPYRAVYSQSLRPETARRLVDALAVLLVRLHIVGFFWGDVSLSNTLFRRDAGAFAAYLVDAETGQLYDRLSNGQRENDLEIGRVNIAGELLDLQAGGRLEEDIDPVEISNGIVAQYRTLWQELTGSERFDHSERWRINQRVERLNALGFDIEELAIKTEDSGTRVRIQPKVVDAGHHSRRLLRLTGLDAQENQARRLLNDMDSYRAAFDKQDMDEEMLAHEWAARVFEPVIRAIPKELRGKLEPAEAFHQLLDHRRQLAQDSGHDIPLAEAVSSYVENVLQFRRDEATMINPPTGAFTMPISLPLDAEGAPDADDDGEDWRLKV
- the rlmB gene encoding 23S rRNA (guanosine(2251)-2'-O)-methyltransferase RlmB — its product is MKNPGNTPRAGAVRKGRKGPQVGSGGQGRQALEGRKPTPKAEDRPYHPAGKRKAAAERYEAAGGTRRSGGKGSEGGPQRPSQPSRSRVAKSADESEMVTGRNSVLEALRAKIPANTLYMAARIEYDDRVKEILKLATARNLAVLEVMRPELDRLAGFDSVHQGFALKVPPYEYAHPMELLDKVEARGQVPLLVALDGITDPRNLGAIVRSVAAFGGQGVIVPQRRSVGMTASAWKTSAGAAARTPVAMANNLTQMIKEYKKRGVFVLGLDGDGDVSLPSLPLAKEPVLIVVGSEGKGLSRLVTENCDAIVSIPISASTESLNAGIAASVTLYEISKLRAAARKKK
- a CDS encoding ABC transporter ATP-binding protein; its protein translation is MASVTFDNATRLYPGSTIPAVDKLNLHVEDGEFLVLVGPSGCGKSTSLRMLAGLEEVNDGSILIGDRDVTDVPPKDRDIAMVFQNYALYPHMTVAENMGFALKIAGVNKEERAARVLEAAKLLDLEPYLGRKPKALSGGQRQRVAMGRAIVRQPQVFLMDEPLSNLDAKLRVQTRTQIASLQRRLGVTTVYVTHDQTEALTMGDRIAVLKDGLLQQVGTPRDLYEAPQNVFVAGFIGSPAMNLFSVDIVDGGLQFGDAVVAVDAETLGGTDAKTVTIGVRPEDVLVSTTGSGLPVDVDLVEELGADGYLYGHADIKGERVDIVARVDGRSHPNAGDKVFLTPEPHHVHVFDTETGLRLTKKPVVAS
- a CDS encoding PLP-dependent aspartate aminotransferase family protein; its protein translation is MLPHDIHLETLAVHAGMEGVQESGAHVPSIDLSTTNPLPSVEVGGDSYENLATGNPLIDGHSAVYQRLWQPGVARFEDGLAALEGAEAAVAYASGMAALSAVLISIASAGRPHVVGVRPLYGGTDHVLDNGLLGTTVTWADADSIASAIQPNTGLIIIESPANPTLELVDIKKVVAAAGAVPVLVDNTFATPVLQRPIELGAAMVLHSATKYLGGHGDVMGGVIATTEEHAKALRNVRALTGGVLHPFAAYLLHRGLRTLPLRVRAQQETAGELASRLDGHPALARVLYPGLPGQDPAGLIGTQSAGAGSLIALDLAGGYDAAAKFTESVKLITHAVSLGGIDTLVQHPASLTHRPVASEAKPGAGIVRISVGLEHVDDLMNDIAAALDAVTSS
- a CDS encoding HPr family phosphocarrier protein — encoded protein: MSERTATIVSPSGLHARPAALFTQAVSKSGLRITVGKGDKVVNAASILAVISLGVSQGETVTLSSEDEGADSVLDELVELLSTVE
- the cysS gene encoding cysteine--tRNA ligase, which gives rise to MTIRLYDTRSASLVDLDPREPGKVGMYVCGPTVQSAPHIGHLRSALVYDIWRRWLTYRGLDVTLVRNVTDIDDKILSKAADAAAEGSTEQWWALAYRIELEFTAGYNELGILPPSYEPRATANISEMRDLIALLIERGHAYAATDGSGDVYFDTKSWPSYGELTRQKLDDMVAAADADPRAKRDARDFALWKGSKPSEPASASWSSPWGDGRPGWHIECSAMSRRYLGGAFDIHGGGLDLRFPHHENELAQSTALGDEFARHWVHNGMVNVNGQKMSKSLGNSVFARGLLDAARPIVVRYLLGAAHYRSTIDYTDTSLAEAEAAFERLEVFIERASRRLRDTRFDTANTNEVPEAFGEAMDDDLAVPQALAVVHETIRSGNAALDDGDLATVATARSQVIAMAQVLGINPLDPRWGSDRSEPAVAALSALVDKLIEDRNTARTAKDFAVADRIRDELSAAGITLEDDSTGSHWSLP